GAGGTACGGTAAGGAAGGCATGCCGACCGCCAAGATCGGAATGGTCCTCCGCGACCAGTACGCTGTTCCAGACGTTCGTCTGGCGACCGGCAAGACCATCCTTGAGATACTCAAGGAGAACAACATAGCCCCGAAGCTGCCCGAGGACCTCGTGGCCCTGATGAAGAGGGCCATAGAGCTAAATGTCCACGTGGTCGAGAACCCTAAGGACATGGCCAACAAGCGCGGTCTTCAGCTGATAGAGGCGAAGATAAGGCGCCTCGTGAAGTACTACAAACGCGAGGAGATACTTCCGGCCGATTGGGA
This genomic window from Methanomassiliicoccales archaeon contains:
- a CDS encoding 30S ribosomal protein S15, with the translated sequence MAKMHARRRGKAGSKRPMVSENPEWVPVPPEEITQLVLRYGKEGMPTAKIGMVLRDQYAVPDVRLATGKTILEILKENNIAPKLPEDLVALMKRAIELNVHVVENPKDMANKRGLQLIEAKIRRLVKYYKREEILPADWEYSLKNAELLIE